The genome window CGGGGCCCGCTCGGCCGACCGAAGTGAGCGGCCGGTACGGCCGGCCACGATCCGGTGGCCGTTCATCCGCAGCGCACCGGCCCGGCGCTCGCGGCGGGCCATGGCGACCCGCAGCCCGTGGCCGAGCGCGGAGATCTTGATCATCGGGCCGGCGAGCAGCGTGGACGCGACTCCGGTGATCTTCACCATGTTGCCGCTCACCTCGCGGACGTTGTCGGTGATCGCCTCCATGTCGGCCAGGCGGCGGTTGGTCTCGGAGACGGCCTTGTTCACGTCGTCGAGCAGCGGTGTCAGGCGCTCGCTCAGCTCGGCCACGGACTTGGTCGTCTCGGTGAGCAGCCTGGACAGCTTGACGAGCGCGACGGCCATGAAGCAGACCAGGATCGCCCAGAAGACGGCGATGAGCAGGCCCGCCAGCTCTCCCGCGGTAAGCATGTGCCGAACTCCCTCGATCACCCGAGCCGGAATGGCAAGACCCTACCGCGAACGGCGCGCGTCATGATTCACCGCGCACGGTCTTGTGGATCGGCCGCGCCGGCCGGGGATTCGGCACCGCCCGGTGGACCGTGTCCCCGCGCCCCGGACCGTGCCCGCGCCGGGGTCGCGCCCGCGCCCCGCGGCCGGGACCGCGGCCGCGCCCGGGCGCCGGTCGGCCGCCGGGCCGGGTCAGCCGCCGCGGAGGAACTCGCGGATCCGCGCCCACCGCTCGGCGAAGGTGGCCTCGGCGCCCCGGGTGGTCGGCTCGTAGTACCGGCGGTCCCGCACCGCGTCGGGGGCGTACTGCTGGCGGACCAGGCCGTGCTCGTGGTCGTGGGGGTACAGGTAGCCGACGCCGTGGCCGAGCTTGCGCGCCCCCGGGTAGTGGGCGTCCCGCAGGTGCGCGGGGACCGGCCCGAGCAGGCCGCGGCGCACGTCCGCGGTGGCCGCGCCGATCGCCTTCACCACCGCGTTCGACTTGGGGGCGAGCGCGCAGTGGATCACCGCCTGGGCGAGGTTGAGCCGCGCCTCCGGCAGCCCGACGAGCTCCACCGCCTGGGCGGCCGCCACCGCCACCTGCAGGCAGGTGGGGTCGGCCATGCCCACGTCCTCGGAGGCGAAGATGACGATGCGGCGGGCGATGAACCGGGGGTCCTCCCCCGCCTCGATCATCCGGGCGAGGTAGTGCAGTGCCGCGTCCACGTCCGAGCCGCGCATGCTCTTGATGAACGCGCTCACCACGTCGTAGTGCTGGTCGCCCTGCCGGTCGTAGCGGACGGCCGCCTTGTCCACGGCGCGCTCCACCACGTCCACGGTGATGTCCTCGGCGAGCAGGGCCGCGGCCTCCAGGTAGGTGAGCGACCGGCGCGCGTCGCCGCCGGCGAGCCGGATGAGCTGCTCGAGCGCCTCGGGCCGGAGCGTGACCCGGCCGGCGAGGCCGCGCTCGTCGGCCACGGCCCGCTCCAGCACCGTCCGGATCTCGTCATCGCTCAGCGGCTCCAGGGTGAGCAGGAGCGACCTCGAGAGCAGCGGGCTGACCACGGAGAAGAACGGGTTCTCCGTGGTGGCCCCGATGAAGGTGACCCAGCGGTTCTCCACCGCAGGCAGCAGCGCGTCCTGCTGCGCCTTGTTGAACCGGTGGACCTCGTCGACGAAGAGGACCGTCTGCCTGCCGGTCATCCCGAGCTCGCGGCGCGCCTGCTCGATCGCGGCGCGCACCTCCTTCACGCCCGCGGAGACCGCGGAGATCTCGACGAACCGGCGGGCGGTGGTGTTGCTCACCACGTAGGCGAGGGTGGTCTTGCCGGTGCCGGGCGGCCCCCACAGGATCAGCGACATCGGGGCGTCGCTCTCGACCAGCCGCCGCAGCGGGGTGTCCGGGCCCAGCAAGTGCCGCTGGCCGACCACCTCGTCGAGGGTGCGCGGCCGCATCCGGACGGCGAGCGGCTCCCGGACCCGGCGGGCCCCCGGTTCGGCCGCCGAATCGAACAAGCTCTCCACAACGCCGACACTACCGTCAGGCGCCCCATACCGACGTCGCACCGCTGTGCCCGGTCCGCACCGCGTAGTAGCCCACGGCGAGCGCGAGCAGTACGGCCACGGCGGAGACGAGCGCGGTGGCCGCCCGCGCCGCCTTGGACGGGCCGGTGGCGCGGCCGGGCCGGGTGAGGAGCACGAGCGCGAGGGCGGCGGCGCCGAGCAGCACGGTGAGCGGGACCAGGACACCGGCGAGGGCCGAGTGCTCCTCCACCGGGGCGGGGTACGGCCCGCCCCCGGTCATCCGGCGGGCGAGCGCCTCGCCGCTGAGCTTGGCCGCCACCGCGGAGACGGGCGCCGCGAACGCGGAGAGCGCCACGGCCCAGCCGATGCGGTCCCGGAGGCGGGGCACGGCGGCGTACGCGATCACGAGCGCCGCCAGCAGCGGGGTGAACACCACGGTCGCATGCACGATCAGTGGGTGGGCGGGGAGGTCCGCGATGCGGTCGAACACGTGCACAGCTCCTCGGGGGTCGGATCGATCCGGGGTCATGACGCCAGGGGTGTGGCGTTCAGCCATGCATACGGTTCCAGCCGGCAGATGGTTAACTGCGGGACGGTTGATCCCAAATTTTCGGTTGATACCCATGGAGCGGGTGTTTTACCCGGAACAGACGGGATCGCGGCTAGAGTGACGGTTCGCAATCGTCAGCGAAGGCACAAGGGAAGGCAAAGCGGTGACGGACAACGATCGGCACAAGCAGCCGGCGGCGACGGCACGCCCGGCGAGGACCACGGCCCGGGCCGGCTGGCGCGGTCGCCTCGGCGCCGGGCTCGGCATCCTCGCGCTCCTCGGTGGCCTCGCCGCCTGCGGCGGGGACGCGTCCGAGCCCACGGCCCAGTCGAGCCGGTCCGCCCCGGCCGCCTCGGCGGGCCCGGTGGCCCCCGAGTCGGCGAGCCCATCGGCCGAGCCCTCCGAGCTGCCGGAGCCGTCGCCGAGCGCACCCCCCTCCGACCTGCGGAAGGTCACCTGCGAGTACCGCAAGGACACCACGGGCGCCCCGGCCAAGTTCGTCGGCTACCCGCCGAAGAAGCTGCCCCCTGATGTGATCAAGGCGAAGACGATGACGATCAAGACCAACCACGGCGACATCGTCATCGACCTCGCCACCGGGCAGGCCCCGTGCACGGTGAACTCGTTCGCGTTCCTCGCCAAGAAGGACTTCTTCGACAACACGGTCTGCCACCGGCTCGCCACCCTGGAGACGAACGGCGTCGGGGTGCTGCAGTGCGGCGACCCGCAGGCCAAGGGCGACGGCCGGAACCCGACCGACGGGCTGGGCGGCCCCGGCTACCTGTTCAACGACGAGAACCTGGGTCCGCAGTACCTGCGCGGCGTGGTGTTCATGGCCCAGGGCCCGGAGGAGGCGAACTCCAACGGCAGCCAGTTCGCCATCTCGTTCACCGACGAGAACGCCCAGCTCCCCCAGGTCTACACGCCCTTCGGCCAGGTGCGGAAGGGCATGGACATCATCGACAAGATCGCTAAGGGCGGGGTGATCCTCTTCCCCGACAACGGCGACATCACCGGTGACAGCGGCGGCTCCAACGCCCCCAAGATCCGCGTGGTGATCAAGGACCTGATCATCTCCTGAGCCGAGCGGAAGCGGCCGCCGCCCGGCTCCGGGCGGCGGCCGCTTCCGTCATGACGTCCTCTCACCCACGGCGTGCCGGACCGGGCCCATGCCGGCACCCGGCGGGAGCGGGCGCCGGCCGGGCGCGTCAGCGGGCGGGCTCCGCCTTGGGCCGGGCGTCCACCCCGGCTTCCTTGCGCTGCTCCGGCGTGATCGGCGTGGGCGCCCCGGTGAGCGGGTCGTACCCGGACGCCGTCTTCGGGAAGGCGATCACGTCGCGGATCGACTCCCCGCCGGCGAGGAGCATGCAGATCCGGTCCCAGCCGAAGGCGATGCCGCCGTGCGGCGGCGGGCCGTACTTGAACGCCTCGAGCAGGAAGCCGAACTTGGTCTCCGCCTCCTCCTTGGAGATGCCGAGCACGTCGAAGACGCGCTGCTGCATCTCGGCGCGGTGGATACGGATCGAGCCGCCGCCGATCTCCATCCCGTTGCAGATCATGTCGTAGGCGCAGGCGAGCGCCTCACCCGGGTGGTCCTGGAAGTTGTCGGCCCACTCCGGCTTCGGCGCGGTGAACGGGTGGTGCACCGAGGTCCAGCCGATCTGCTCGCCGCGGTCGTCGTAGAGCGGCTCGAACATGGGCGCGTCGACCACCCACAGGAACGACCACTTGGACTCGTCGATCAGCCCGCACCGGCGGCCGATCTCCAGCCGGGCGGCGCCGAGCAGCTCCCGGGCCGCGGCCGGCTCGCCCGCGCTGAAGAAGATCGCGTCCCCCACCTGGGCGCCGGTGGCCGCGGTCAGCCCGGACAGCTCCCGCTCGGAGAGGTTCTTCGCCACCGGGCCGGCGAGGCCGTCCTCCTTCACCAGCACGTAGGCCAGGCCCCGGGCGCCCCGCGACCTCGCCCACTCCTGCCAGCCGTCCAGCTCCCGGCGGGTCTGCGACGCGCCGCCCGGCATCACCACGGCGCCCACGTACGGCGCCTGGAACACCCGGAACTCCGTGCCCTTGAAGTACTCGGTGAGGTCGACCAGCTCGACCCCGAACCGCAGGTCGGGCTTGTCCGTGCCGTACCGGGCCATCGCCTCGGCGTAGCTCATCCGCGGCAGCGGGGTGGGCAGCTCGTAGCCGAGGATCTCCTTCCAGATCCGGCCGATCAGCGTCTCGGCGACCGCGATGACGTCGTCCTCGTCCACGAACGACATCTCGGCGTCGATCTGGGTGAACTCCGGCTGCCGGTCGGCCCGCAGGTCCTCGTCGCGGAAGCAGCGGGCGAGCTGGTAGTAGCGCTCCAGGCCGCCCACCATGAGGAGCTGCTTGAAGAGCTGCGGCGACTGCGGGAGCGCGTACCAGTTGCCCGGCTGGAGCCGCACCGGGACGAGGAAGTCCCGCGCGCCCTCCGGGGTGGACCGGGTGAGGTTCGGCGTCTCCACGTAGACGAAGCCGTGCTCCCGCATCACCTCGTGGGCCAGGTAGGTGGCCCGGGAGCGGATCTTCAGCGCCTCGGCCACCTGCTGCCGGCGGAGGTCGAGGTAGCGGTACTTCAGCCGCGCCTCCTCCGACACGTTGACGGAGCCCTCGATGGGGAACGGCAGCGGGGCCGATTCGCTCAGCACCTCCACCTCGGAGGCGGCGACCTCGATGTCACCGGTGGGCAATTCGGGGTTCTCGTTGCCCTCGGGCCGGCGGCGCACCTCGCCCGTGACCTTCACGCAGTACTCGGCGCGCAGGTCGTGGGCGTGCTCCTCCTCCCGGAAGACCACCTGAACCGTGCCCGAGGCGTCGCGCAGGTCGATGAAGACCACGCCGCCGTGGTCGCGGCGGCGCGCCACCCATCCGGCCAGCGTCACCCGCTGGCCCACATGGTCGATGCGGAGCGTCCCTGCCTCATGGGTACGGATCACGAAAGTCTTCCCTTCAGGACGTCGACGACCTCGGCGAGCGGCACCGCGGTCTGTTCTCCTGTGGTCATGTCCTTGATCTGCGCGGCCCCCGCCTCGAGGTCGCGTTCGCCGAGGATGACGGCGTACCTCGCCCCGCTGCGGTCGGCCGCCTTCATCGCGCCCTTCACGCTCCGGCCCCCGAACGCCATGTCGACGGCGAGACCCGCCCGGCGGAGCCCGGTGACCAGCGGGAAGATGCGCCGCCGCGCCTCGTCGCCCAGGGGCACGGCGAACACGTCCACCCGCGTGGGCCGCTCGCTCAGCAGGCCCTCCGCCTCCATGGCGAGCACGGTGCGGTCCACCCCGAGCGCCCAGCCGACACCGGGCAGCGGCGGGCCGCCGATCATCTCGCTGAGGCCGTCGTAGCGCCCGCCCCCGCCGACCGAGGACTGGGCGCCCAGGCCGTCGTGGACGAACTCGAAGGTCGTGCGGGTGTAGTAGTCCAGGCCGCGGACGAGCTTGGGCTCGTCGATGTAGCTCACCCCGGCGGCGGAGAGCAGCCCGCGGACCTCCTCGTGGAACGCCTTGCACGCGCCGCACAGGTGGTCGATCACCAGCGGGGCGTCGGTGAGCTGGGCGCGGACCTCCTCGCGCTTGTCGTCGAGCACGCGCAGCGGGTTGATCTCGACCCGGTGCCGGGTGGCCTCGTCGAGGTCGAGCCCGCGCAGGAACTCCTGGAGCGCGGCCCGGTAGCCGGGGCGGCACTCCCGGCAGCCGAGGGAGTTGAGCAGCAGCCGCACCCGGCGCAGGCCGAGCGAGGCGTAGCCGTCGAGCGCGAGCACGATCAGCTCGGCGTCGATCGCCGGATCCTGGGCGCCCAGCGCCTCGGCCCCGACCTGGGAGAAGTGACGGTACCGGCCGGCCTGGGGGCGCTCGTAGCGGAAGTAGCTGCCCGAGTACCAGAGCTTGATCGGGAGCGGCCCGCCGTACAGGCCGTGCTCGAGCACGGCCCGCATCACGCTCGCCGTTCCCTCCGGGCGGAGGGTGAGCGACTGCCCGCCCTTGCTCTGGAACGTGTACATCTCCTTGGTGACGATGTCGGTCGACTCACCGACACCGCGCTGGAACAGCCGCGTGTCCTCGAAGATCGGCGTCTCGATATAGCTGTAACCCGCCCGGCGCACCGGCGCGGCGAGCGCGTCGCGGATGGCGAGCACCGACTCGGAGCGCGGCGGCATCCAGTCGAAGGTGCCCTTGGGCGCCTGAAATATCATCACAACCCCCTGGTCGGGCCGTGGGGCGGCACGATCTCCCTGAGGAAGGGGTTGGTCGCCCGCTCACGGCCGATGGTCGTCTGCGGTCCATGGCCGGGCAGGACCACGGTGTCGTCCGGCAGCCTCATCGTCTTGGCGAGGCTGCGCAGCATCGTGGGGTAGTCACCGCCCGGCAGGTCGGTCCTGCCGATGGAGCCGGCGAAGAGCAGGTCGCCCGAGAACAGCAGGAGGGTGTCCCGCTCCTGGTCGGGCGTCCGGAACGTCACCGACCCCGGAGTATGGCCGGGGGTATGATCAACCGTTATGTCCAGACCGGCCAGCCGCAGGGTCACGCCGTCGGTGAGCTCCCTGACGTCGTCCGGTTCGGTGAACTCCAGCCCGCCGAACAACTGCCTGGTCGGGGGCGGGAACCCCTTGGCGGGATCCGACAGCAGGTCACGGTCCTCGGGGTGGATCCAGGCGGGCACGTCGCGTGCGCCGCACACCGGCACGACCGACCAGATGTGATCGATGTGGCCATGGGTGAGCAGCACTGCCACGGGCTTGAGACGGTGCTCGCGCAGCAGCTCGTCGAGGCCCTCGACAGCGCCCTGACCTGGATCTATGACAACACACTCCTCGCCAGCGGCGGGAGCGACCACGTAGCAGTTGGCCTGAAACGACCCTGCGGGAAACCCGGCGACGAGCACGGAAACGGCACCTGCGTCTCGTGAGGATGTACCAAGGATTACGCGTGCGAATGTAACCGAAGGGTACCGGTGTGAGCTGCCCGGCTGCGAATCAAACCCCGTCTCCGGATACGATTCGCCCACCTCAATAGTCATTCTTGGCACAGTCGAGCCGGACGCGATACGACGGGTCACGGCCGGGGAGCGATCCGTCCCGCGGTGCCCGGGGCAGGGCCGGGCGCCCGACCATGGAGAATCCGGACGAGTCTGGAGGTCGAAGGCAAAGTGGTCACCGGCAAGGACCGGCGGAGGCAGCTTGCCAGGGAGCACTACCAGCGGCAGCTCAAGGCCCGCGCCGAGCGGCAGCGCAGAGCGCGCCGCAGGGCCATCATCGGGACCACGGCCACGGTCGTGGTGGTGATCGGCGGCGTGGTGGCGGCCACGGCCTTCCTCGGCAAGCCGGACGGGACCGCGGCGGCGCCCACGCCGACCGACCTGTCGGCCCCCGAGCCTCCCAAGCCGTACGACCCGGCGACCGGCAAGTGCGGGTACGTGCCGGACACCAGCGGCGCGCCGTCGAAGTTCGTCGGCATGCCGCCCGAGGAGGCGAGCACGGCGCCGGCCACGATGACGATCCGGACGAACCACGGCGTCATCCGGGTGCGGCTCGACGCCGAGAAGGCCCCCTGCACGGTGAACTCGTTCAAGTTCCTCGCCGAGAAGGACTACTTCGACAACACCAAGTGCCACCGGATGGGCACGAGCTTCCCGATCCTCCAGTGCGGCGACCCGCTGGCGAAGGCCGACGGCAAGAACCCGACCGACGGCATGGGCGGCCCCGGCTACCGGATCGTCGACGAGAACCTCAACGGCGCCAAGTACACCCGGGGCGTGGTCGCGATGGCGAACAGCGGCCCCAACACCAACGGCAGCCAGTTCTTCATCGTCTACGGCGACGTCGAGCTTCCCCCGCAGTACACGCCGTTCGGTACCGTTACCAGAGGACTCGACATCCTGGACAAGGTGGCCAAGAAGGGCGTCATTCAAGGGCCGAGTGGTGACGGCACGGGAGCGCCTAAGGAGCCGGTCATCATCAAAGACGTGACAATCACCAGCAAGAGCTGACGTAATACACCAACGGGCACATCGGGCCCTGGAGGCTGATTAAAAGTGCGGGAGGACACGGTGAGCACCGACCCGTGGGGCCGGGTAGACGAGGACGGCACCGTCTACGTGCGAACGGCTGAGGGAGAACGGGCGGTCGGGTCCTGGAAGGCCGGTGAGCCGGAGGAGGCCCTGGCCTACTTCCGCCGCAAGTACGACGAGCTCGCCGGACAGGTCCAGCTCCTTGAGCAGCGGGTGCACGGCACAGACCTGCCTCCCGCACAGGCCGAGGCGAGCATCGCGCGGCTGCGGGAGGCGGTGGCCACGGCCAAGGCGGTCGGCGACCTCGACGCGCTCCAGCACCGCCTCACGGCGCTGAGCGAGGTCGTCGCCAAGCGCCGCGAGGAGCTCAAGGCCGCCCGCGAGCGGGCCCGTGCCCAGGCCCGGGAGACCAAGGAGCGGATCGTCGCCGAGGCCGAGCGGATCGCCGCGGAGGCCACCCACTGGAAGTCGGGCGGCGAGCGCCTCCGCCAGCTCGTCGAGGAGTGGAAGGCCGCCGACCGCGCCGACCGGGCCACCGAGGCCGCGCTCTGGAAGCGCCTCTCCGCGGCGCGCACCGCCTTCGCCAAGCGGCGCAAGGCCTACTTCTCCTCCCTCGACAAGCAGCGGCAGGCGGCGCGCGAGGCCAAGGAGCGCATCGTCCGCGAGGCCGAGGAGCTCTCCACCTCGACCGACTGGAACGGCACGGCCGCGGCCTACCGGGAGCTGATGCGCCAGTGGAAGGCCGCCGGGCGGGCCACCCCCGAGGCCGAGGAGGAGCTGTGGGCGCGGTTCAAGGCCGCCCAGGACCGGTTCTTCCAGGCGCGGCAGGCGGTGTTCGCCGAGCGGGACGCCTCGCTCGCCGCGAACGCGGAGGCCAAGGAGGCGCTGCTCGCCGAGGCCCAGCGGCTCCTCCCGGTCACCGACGCCCGCGCCGCCCGGCGGGCGCTGCGGGGCATCCTCGAGCGCTGGGAGGAGATCGGGCCGGTGCCGCGGGACAAGCGGGACCGGCTGGAGGGCGGTCTCCGCAAGGTCGAGGACGCCATCCGCAAGGCCGAGGAAGAGGAGTGGCGGCGCAACAACCCCGAGGCCCGCGCCCGCGCCCAGAGCACCGTGGAGCAGCTCCGCAAGTCGATCCAGCAGCTCGAGGCGCGGCTCGCCGCGGCCCAGGCCGCCGGCAAGGAGAAGGAGATCAAGGAGACGGAGGAGGCGCTCGCCGCCCGCCGCTCCTGGCTCGAAGAGGCCGAGCGTACGCTGGCCGAGTTCACCTCCTGAGCGCCTCCTGAGCACGGCCGGTCACCGCGGCCGGGCGCCCAGGGCGGCCCGGCCGCGGGCGGGCCCGTGCGCGGCCGCCGGACGCCCTCACCCCGGCCGAGGGCATCCGAGGTGTGACCCGGACGCCGAGGGCACACGCCGCGGCTCACCGTGGGCGCCGTGCCGCGCACACCCCGGCCGGCGGCACGCACGCCGCGAGCCCGCGCTCACGGTGAACGTGCGGTCGCAGACGGGCGCTCACCCCGGACCCGGCGCCGTGGACACCCAGATGGACGCCCGGCGGCGGACACGCCGCCGGGCGCTCGCGCGCGTGCACCGGAGCGCGGACCGGCGCACGATCCGGCGGGCCGTCGGGCGCTCCGCCGGGAGCCGACAGGCGCTCACCGCGCGCCGATCTCCGGACGGGGCGACGGCGCTTGCCACCGTGGCCCGGCGGGTGGCCGGCAGGCGGTACCGCCGCACATCGGCCCCGGCGAAGGGCGACGGCGGACGCCCGCCGTGGAACCGGCGGGCGCTCGGGACGGTCCCTCAGTCGTGGACCCGGTAGACGTCGTACACGCCCGGGACGTTCCGCACCGCCCGGAGCACGTGGCCGAGGTGCTTGGGGTCGCCCATCTCGAAGGTGAACCTGCTCACCGCCACCCGGTCCCGGGACGTGGTCACCGTCGCCGACAGGATGTTCACGTGCTGGTCGGACAGGGTCCGGGTGACGTCGGAGAGCAGCCGCGGCCGGTCGAGCGCCTCCACCTGGATCGCCACCAGGAACACCGTGTCCTCGCCCGGCGCCCACGTGACGTCCACCAGGCGGTCCGGCTGCGAGCTGAGCTGGGCGACGTTGGGGCACTTCGTCCGGTGCACCGAGACGCCCTTCCCCCGGGTGACGAACCCGATGATCTCGTCGCCCGGGACCGGGGTGCAGCACCGCGACAGCCGTACCCACACGTCGGGGTCGCCGGCCACGATCACGCCCGAAGTGGACTTGCCCCGGTCCCGCCCGGTGAGCCGGGTCGGCACCGCGGCCTCGGCGATGTCCTCCTGGGCGCCCTCCACCCCGCCGAGGGACTGGACCAGCTTCTGGACCACGGATTGGGCGGAGATGTGGCCTTCGCCGACCGCGGCGTAGAGGGCGGACACGTCCGGGTAGCGCAGGTCCCGGGCGAGCGCGAGCAGCGCCTCACCGGACATCAGGCGCTGCAGCGGCAGGCCCTGCTTGCGCATGGCCCGGCCGATCGCCTCCTTGCCCGCCTCGATCGCGGTCTCCCGGCGCTCCTTGGAGAACCACTGGCGGATCTTGTTCCGGGCGCGCCCGCTCTTGACGAACTTCAGCCAGTCCCGGGACGGCCCGGCGCTCGGCGACTTGGAGGTGAAGATCTCCACGGTGTCGCCGTTGTTGAGCCGGGACTCCAGCGGCACCAGCCGGCCGTTCACCCGCGCCCCGATGCAGCGGTGCCCCACCTCGGTGTGCACCGCGTAGGCGAAGTCCACCGGGGTCGCGCCCTCGGGCAGGGCGATCACCTGGCCGCGCGGGGTGAAGACGTAGACCTCGGAGACCGACAGGTCGAACCGGAGCGACTCGAGGAACTCGCCCGGGTCGGTGCTCTCCTTCTGCCAGTCGAGGATCTGCCGCAGCCAGGCCATGTCGGCCTGCTTGCCCTTCGTCCCCCCGGAGGCGGTCATCTCCTCCTTGTACTTCCAGTGGGCGGCCACGCCGTACTCCGCGCGCTTGTGCATCGCGTGCGTGCGGATCTGCAGCTCGATCGGCTTGCCCTCCGGGCCGATGACCGTCGTGTGGAGGGACTGGTACATGTTGAACTTGGGCATCGCGATGTAGTCCTTGAACCGCCCCGGCACCGGCTTCCACCGCGCGTGGATCGTGCCGAGCGCCGCGTAGCAGTCCCGGACCGTGTCGACCAGGACGCGGATGCCCACGAGGTCGTAGATGTCGTCGAAGGCCAGGCCCTTGGCGATCATCTTCTGGTAGATCGAGTAGTAGTGCTTGGGCCGGC of Thermobispora bispora DSM 43833 contains these proteins:
- a CDS encoding DUF948 domain-containing protein, which translates into the protein MLTAGELAGLLIAVFWAILVCFMAVALVKLSRLLTETTKSVAELSERLTPLLDDVNKAVSETNRRLADMEAITDNVREVSGNMVKITGVASTLLAGPMIKISALGHGLRVAMARRERRAGALRMNGHRIVAGRTGRSLRSAERAPERRAIGRGRG
- a CDS encoding replication-associated recombination protein A — protein: MESLFDSAAEPGARRVREPLAVRMRPRTLDEVVGQRHLLGPDTPLRRLVESDAPMSLILWGPPGTGKTTLAYVVSNTTARRFVEISAVSAGVKEVRAAIEQARRELGMTGRQTVLFVDEVHRFNKAQQDALLPAVENRWVTFIGATTENPFFSVVSPLLSRSLLLTLEPLSDDEIRTVLERAVADERGLAGRVTLRPEALEQLIRLAGGDARRSLTYLEAAALLAEDITVDVVERAVDKAAVRYDRQGDQHYDVVSAFIKSMRGSDVDAALHYLARMIEAGEDPRFIARRIVIFASEDVGMADPTCLQVAVAAAQAVELVGLPEARLNLAQAVIHCALAPKSNAVVKAIGAATADVRRGLLGPVPAHLRDAHYPGARKLGHGVGYLYPHDHEHGLVRQQYAPDAVRDRRYYEPTTRGAEATFAERWARIREFLRGG
- a CDS encoding DUF2231 domain-containing protein translates to MFDRIADLPAHPLIVHATVVFTPLLAALVIAYAAVPRLRDRIGWAVALSAFAAPVSAVAAKLSGEALARRMTGGGPYPAPVEEHSALAGVLVPLTVLLGAAALALVLLTRPGRATGPSKAARAATALVSAVAVLLALAVGYYAVRTGHSGATSVWGA
- a CDS encoding peptidylprolyl isomerase, which produces MTDNDRHKQPAATARPARTTARAGWRGRLGAGLGILALLGGLAACGGDASEPTAQSSRSAPAASAGPVAPESASPSAEPSELPEPSPSAPPSDLRKVTCEYRKDTTGAPAKFVGYPPKKLPPDVIKAKTMTIKTNHGDIVIDLATGQAPCTVNSFAFLAKKDFFDNTVCHRLATLETNGVGVLQCGDPQAKGDGRNPTDGLGGPGYLFNDENLGPQYLRGVVFMAQGPEEANSNGSQFAISFTDENAQLPQVYTPFGQVRKGMDIIDKIAKGGVILFPDNGDITGDSGGSNAPKIRVVIKDLIIS
- the aspS gene encoding aspartate--tRNA ligase, yielding MIRTHEAGTLRIDHVGQRVTLAGWVARRRDHGGVVFIDLRDASGTVQVVFREEEHAHDLRAEYCVKVTGEVRRRPEGNENPELPTGDIEVAASEVEVLSESAPLPFPIEGSVNVSEEARLKYRYLDLRRQQVAEALKIRSRATYLAHEVMREHGFVYVETPNLTRSTPEGARDFLVPVRLQPGNWYALPQSPQLFKQLLMVGGLERYYQLARCFRDEDLRADRQPEFTQIDAEMSFVDEDDVIAVAETLIGRIWKEILGYELPTPLPRMSYAEAMARYGTDKPDLRFGVELVDLTEYFKGTEFRVFQAPYVGAVVMPGGASQTRRELDGWQEWARSRGARGLAYVLVKEDGLAGPVAKNLSERELSGLTAATGAQVGDAIFFSAGEPAAARELLGAARLEIGRRCGLIDESKWSFLWVVDAPMFEPLYDDRGEQIGWTSVHHPFTAPKPEWADNFQDHPGEALACAYDMICNGMEIGGGSIRIHRAEMQQRVFDVLGISKEEAETKFGFLLEAFKYGPPPHGGIAFGWDRICMLLAGGESIRDVIAFPKTASGYDPLTGAPTPITPEQRKEAGVDARPKAEPAR
- the hisS gene encoding histidine--tRNA ligase, which translates into the protein MIFQAPKGTFDWMPPRSESVLAIRDALAAPVRRAGYSYIETPIFEDTRLFQRGVGESTDIVTKEMYTFQSKGGQSLTLRPEGTASVMRAVLEHGLYGGPLPIKLWYSGSYFRYERPQAGRYRHFSQVGAEALGAQDPAIDAELIVLALDGYASLGLRRVRLLLNSLGCRECRPGYRAALQEFLRGLDLDEATRHRVEINPLRVLDDKREEVRAQLTDAPLVIDHLCGACKAFHEEVRGLLSAAGVSYIDEPKLVRGLDYYTRTTFEFVHDGLGAQSSVGGGGRYDGLSEMIGGPPLPGVGWALGVDRTVLAMEAEGLLSERPTRVDVFAVPLGDEARRRIFPLVTGLRRAGLAVDMAFGGRSVKGAMKAADRSGARYAVILGERDLEAGAAQIKDMTTGEQTAVPLAEVVDVLKGRLS
- a CDS encoding MBL fold metallo-hydrolase codes for the protein MLVAGFPAGSFQANCYVVAPAAGEECVVIDPGQGAVEGLDELLREHRLKPVAVLLTHGHIDHIWSVVPVCGARDVPAWIHPEDRDLLSDPAKGFPPPTRQLFGGLEFTEPDDVRELTDGVTLRLAGLDITVDHTPGHTPGSVTFRTPDQERDTLLLFSGDLLFAGSIGRTDLPGGDYPTMLRSLAKTMRLPDDTVVLPGHGPQTTIGRERATNPFLREIVPPHGPTRGL
- a CDS encoding peptidylprolyl isomerase yields the protein MVTGKDRRRQLAREHYQRQLKARAERQRRARRRAIIGTTATVVVVIGGVVAATAFLGKPDGTAAAPTPTDLSAPEPPKPYDPATGKCGYVPDTSGAPSKFVGMPPEEASTAPATMTIRTNHGVIRVRLDAEKAPCTVNSFKFLAEKDYFDNTKCHRMGTSFPILQCGDPLAKADGKNPTDGMGGPGYRIVDENLNGAKYTRGVVAMANSGPNTNGSQFFIVYGDVELPPQYTPFGTVTRGLDILDKVAKKGVIQGPSGDGTGAPKEPVIIKDVTITSKS
- a CDS encoding DUF349 domain-containing protein: MSTDPWGRVDEDGTVYVRTAEGERAVGSWKAGEPEEALAYFRRKYDELAGQVQLLEQRVHGTDLPPAQAEASIARLREAVATAKAVGDLDALQHRLTALSEVVAKRREELKAARERARAQARETKERIVAEAERIAAEATHWKSGGERLRQLVEEWKAADRADRATEAALWKRLSAARTAFAKRRKAYFSSLDKQRQAAREAKERIVREAEELSTSTDWNGTAAAYRELMRQWKAAGRATPEAEEELWARFKAAQDRFFQARQAVFAERDASLAANAEAKEALLAEAQRLLPVTDARAARRALRGILERWEEIGPVPRDKRDRLEGGLRKVEDAIRKAEEEEWRRNNPEARARAQSTVEQLRKSIQQLEARLAAAQAAGKEKEIKETEEALAARRSWLEEAERTLAEFTS